Part of the Drosophila kikkawai strain 14028-0561.14 chromosome 3L, DkikHiC1v2, whole genome shotgun sequence genome is shown below.
GCGGCATCGGTAGGCACTCGTACGCCTGAATTCCATGAATCGGGCGCGGATTTCTCCAGCTCCCGGATACGCTGTACCACGTACATCTGGTCCCCGGTGATGTTCAGAAAGGCCAGCACTGCGGGCAGAGCGGGCAGCATGATTCGCTGGCCCTCCACAGTCCGGCGTAGGGTGTCCAAACTCACAGTTCCGATCTCGAAGCCCACGAAACCGCGCTGTTGCATCACATTGTTCACAAAGTCTAGCTCCCTGACCAGACGCTTCAGTATGGTGTTTTGAATCCATGTCCTCAAATTAACCACATATTGCATTATTTGTTGGGAGGAGAATCGAGCAGGATCGGTGCTGCCCTTTTGGGTGTGCGCGGTGCCAAACTCTTCGAAGGTTATGGGCCTGTTGCTTACTGGTGCCGGAGACAAATTGTAGACGGTGTTCCTAAGTCGCTGGCTCATCTCTCTGCAGGCCGGACTCTGGAACTCGGGTACACTTATGCTCTTCTCCAAGAGTCTACGTTCCCGCTTCGCTCGATTGATGAGAGCTGGAAGCTGACAAAGATCGGTGAGGTAGTCTTCGGGACAAGCAGTTCGACTTTTGGTTTTCAGAGTCTGGGAGGGTTCCTGGTTCGACAGACAACGTCTTAAGGCATAGTTTCGCATGAGGAGCATGGTACTTTCGTTAATAAGTGTGTCAGACGTCTCGCAGATGACAGGTTCTATCTTTGGTAGATCCAAAACCGTATCCACCCCGTTGTTATCCAAGCCATCCAATAGGCGCTTTTGATCTTCAGTGCCAATCACAGGGTCACTCTTGAAAAAAAGATGCAAATACTTAACGAAATAGACCAGAGCAATGAAGGCTAAGAAAATGAATCCGAATAAAACCCATCTATAACGGGGTTCAGGGCAGCAGGATCGGTGTATCCGTATTAAGTCGATGCCAAGCACTATCAGCCACAGGAGGCAGATGCAGCTCCACTTCAAGTAATATGCCGCCGCGGCGCTCTGGAGACGCAAGTCGAGACTGCGATAAACCAAGGATCCTTTTTTCGGCGACCGGATATAGTTAGTTGTTCGATAGCGatccattatttattataaagtaTGTTTAGGTTAAAGAATTAGTAGATTTAGCTGGGGAACTGGCAATAATAACTTATTTCTCATTgactactatatatattttaaaaaagaaaatcccatattcaataaatatttaaaactccAAATTTCtagaatatttgaattttttatctCAGTGCACTGCATACGTACATATTTGTCGCAATTTAAGTCCTTGCCGCCTTCGCTGCCTTTTTGACTTGCCCCGCAGCATTTCAACACCAAGAATGCCCTGGTCCTGCGCCAGGATTCCTCtgccatctctctctctctcactctgtctctccctctcttccgGTCCTGGGTTATTTAATCAGTTGTAAGATTTGAGTTTCATgcggaaatatttaatttggattttaaatGCGTGCCGTGGTGTAATGTGAgaccagaagcagcagcaggaccacGACGAGGACGAGCACCGGAGACTCTTGACAACGACAGGGGAAAATGAGACAAATGTTGCagcccacacacactcacacacacacactctcagtGCGCCACGGAAAACGTTAAGCGAAACTTTTTTATGGCTGTTGGATGGAGTTGAAATGTCCTTGCCATAGCATGTGCAGGACTGGATAAACTTTGAGTGTCGGATCTGTAATTACTCAGATTTCTTTGGGTGCTGTGTGCGGAGTCTGGCGAAAGATTTGTGGCCCAGCCGGTTGTTTATCTTTGTTTGGCTCTAAACACAaatcatttcttttttgtgattttaaaTCTGGCAGAGAGAGTATTTTCTCTAAATTGGTTTTGGGAAAATATGTCCTTACCATATGACACGATATgtattagaaaaataataaaattaaagtaaagttTATCTTATATCTTATCTGTAAAGATGACAGCTTAATGCAACTcacttaattaattgaaaccATCCAATTAATTCTAAACATTTTCAAGACATGTTTATCCATCATATTCAGTTTGCTTTAGCTTTCTTGTCAGCCTCTTATCCTGATTTCCAAGTATTCTATTCATGGCTTGGTTTCAAAACTTGTTTTTCGCTTTGTACCTGAGGATGAACTCCAGGATGCGGACCAAGTAAACACGAAGCACTCTCTTTGCGAGCGGCAATCCTTTGAGGATGTGTGTCAGGAGATGCGTTCCACTACATATAAAGCATGCTCGGGCACAAGTTAACCCACTTAGTGCCATCGACATGCAAGCAAACGGTTTAAGTAGCTGCCAGCAACCCGGCTTCCCTTTCCCTTGACGCTTGTAcatgcatttaatttgttacATAATTacgtaattaataaaacacaGGACCCGGAgagacgcacacacacatccaccggggtatatgcatatatataagGGCGTGTCCAGGCTTATAGGGCGGGCGGTGTAACTTAAATAAACACTCGTGCATGGTGGCGATGTCggtggcgtatgcgcaatattgACATCAGGAAAAGATTTACGGAACCCACGCTGAACTTtgacacacacgcacacagcaGCAGAAACAAGGATAATGGCAAACAGgaacaaccacaacaacagcaggatGAGCAAGAACTAGCAAATGCTTTCGGGCAATGCTTATATTTGATTACAATGTCATTGAGTAATTAATGTGTCCTTGTCAATAAAAATGCCAACAGGCATACGCAATGCTGCCTGTCAATCCAACAAGGataacagcaataacaacaacaacaccgcCACCAATGAAGCTAGTCCATCTATGTACATGTGTGTGTCAGGAGTATCTGCATGAAACTAAAATCCTTTTGTTTGCCTTGCTTAATTAATCTCATCAGTCAGCATCGGAGGCAGAGCCTTCGCATCGTTTGTCCTTCGGGCGGATGTAACTGAGACGCAATCCGAGACCAAAAGCCGAGAtccttttgttattgttgttgttgttcaggTGTCAAGAAAAGCCCTGGGGCATCCTGCATCCGGTTTGAGTCTTCCCTCTTTGAAACACATAAGCACATCGCCCCCGGGGGAAATTGTATTTCTAATTAATGGCCATAAAAAGCCATATTGCGCATACGACGTAAAAGTTTTCAACAGAAAGGGCATTAACATGGCTCTCAAATGAAAACAACAATCTCCCGGTCTGCGCTGGCCGGTTGGATGCAATCAAAATAATTGCCGGAGCTGCCAAAAAAGCCATTCGGATATAATTAACAGAACGTGGCCCGCAGCCAAAGCAATTACAAATCCAAATAGCACTCGTTGATGGTTCATCTCGATTATAGTTTCGCCGACAGGATATTAGCTGAAAGTCAAGGCGAAATTGACTTTtgtctaaaataaaataacacaaaattaGGGAGAATTTGAAGTTTTGTCTGATAAAGGAAAAACGAAGGTAGTTTAATAATATGTGTTTTAAAAACAGTTTCATCTTTAGTTTGAATGACTCCTAATTGCTTATACaatttcctttcttgtttgaaAAACCCAACTTGTACTAATTTGTTTCATTGATAAACATTCTCATCCGATGGAGGAAAAACATATAGATAATTGAaggaatttgcataatttgtgCAAGTACTGAACAAGTTCAGCTGGACTTTTGTAAAGTTATGCGGCTTTTAGGTCCCTTTGCCCATTGAACAAGGACGCCTTTTGTCCTGTTTGTTACAACTTGTTGCACTGGGAACTTTCCGCAGAGCTGCAGTCAgcaaaaagtattttaaataaattaaacggAGAACCAAAACCCGGGGCCCAGAGTCAGAGTCCTTCGGTGACAACCGCAAAGCGAAATGCTGTGGCTGAAAAGTTATGTCATGGCCCAGAGCAGAGGGATGCAGGAAGCAGGACACTCGGATCGCTGGAGGGTTGTGCATCTAATAAATGCCAAAACCTACTCACCGCCCATCCTTTGCCGCCCTTTgttcgtccttcgtcctgcgTTCCCGGCAATTGCTTAAGAAACTTTGCAGGCGCGTTGAGTGGAGCAGAGTCGCTTTGCCTTTGGCTAAGCGAACGTAAAAACTTTTGCAGCATTGTAAACAATTCCCAATACACAATTCAATGCGCTTCAACACGCTCTAATGTATGCTACAAAACCCCGGCAAAGTTCCACAAAACAAGAGCAGATAGAGAACGGATAGTGCTGGCGAAATATGGAAAAGTTTTGCTGCTTATGATTGTTTTACTTTTGCCtctgctttattttttctgttattatttttgtgtgcttttttGTGGACAGCCTTGAGAGTTGGTCGTGTAGCTTATGTTATGGGTAATCCTGCCGGGTTTCCATATGATACCGACTCCCAAATGCCGAGTGTCCATCTCCTTCTCGCTGCTGTTTGCACTTCCTTCGTCCTTTACCGAATCCCAATTTGCCTCCGGCATTATTGTTTGCGAAATATATTAGAAAGTTTTTCCATTCACTCATCCCCCGGCCAGCATCTGGCATCCCTAGTACCCTCTGTCAACATCTTTTATGTGCATTTGGGATTGGTCATCATCATTGTGGCCTGATTATTATAATATGCTTATTGAATTGACCCGAGTTCGGTGACCCCTGCAATGCGGGCGTGCAAATCGAGAATGTTACCTAAACAAAGTTGGTTTTCcataacaacaaataatatatacgtatataaaAACGAAATCAATTTCCGTTCTACGTTTATGTACAAACAGAAAATCCGGCAAATACCAACCAACAGACGGACTCCGGTTTTTAGATCGTTCGATTTTGTTTGTGGATTTGCGGCTGACGTTTAATATCGGAGCACGCAACGGAAATGGAAATCCAAATACATAGAAATCCGGCTTAATTGTGTGTAATTGACAGTCGCTTTGCATTCGCCGTTGAGGCATCTGAATTGAAATCAAAACGAACAAACCACAAAGCGGATGTTATTAGTTTTTGCTTGGAATGGGCTCGAAATGATAACGCAATCTCTGGTTTTcgggggaaaaaataaattgactcGCCCATGATATTCATG
Proteins encoded:
- the LOC108073756 gene encoding transmembrane protein 209-like — translated: MDRYRTTNYIRSPKKGSLVYRSLDLRLQSAAAAYYLKWSCICLLWLIVLGIDLIRIHRSCCPEPRYRWVLFGFIFLAFIALVYFVKYLHLFFKSDPVIGTEDQKRLLDGLDNNGVDTVLDLPKIEPVICETSDTLINESTMLLMRNYALRRCLSNQEPSQTLKTKSRTACPEDYLTDLCQLPALINRAKRERRLLEKSISVPEFQSPACREMSQRLRNTVYNLSPAPVSNRPITFEEFGTAHTQKGSTDPARFSSQQIMQYVVNLRTWIQNTILKRLVRELDFVNNVMQQRGFVGFEIGTVSLDTLRRTVEGQRIMLPALPAVLAFLNITGDQMYVVQRIRELEKSAPDSWNSGVRVPTDAAIIFHLFCVYLDTQLMPSEGSEPPFSSRYVVQANAQHSIRDIIKAVNNYANFAFLVTNDEDHRRPRFDFICGGELHRCADQRGSPYQVIIEFLMHLRQHQDSTLEGVSLNKNGVNIMWVIGES